CTCAGCAGTCGGCTTGGTGACCGCAGTCCCACGAGCCGCCTCCCTCAATGTGGGCATCGTCACGCCTGCCTTTCTTGAAGTGGGACGCCATGAGCCTTTCGGCAGATAAGCGGGGTCTTTCAAGCGGTAGGTTTCAGTCGTTCTGCCGTTTTTGAGCAGAAGATTGAACAGTTCATCAATCCTTGCTGTGGTTACATCCTTCAGCTTCAGATGGCCGATGTAGGGAAGGACATACAAATCAATCAGTTTCCGATTGCCGTACATGGTATTTTCCTTCAGCTTGTGCGGCGCGATCTGCTCGTAATACCAATCCACAAGTTCCACAAAGCGAATGTTCTCGTTCATATTCGCCATGCCTTGGCACTTCTTCTCAAATTCGTGAGCAAAGGCCAGCGCCAGCTTTTCAGCCTTGCCGGGAGTAACGCCTTCCGGCGGCGTGAATGTTGTGGTCTTTCTGATTTGGCGTCCTTTGAGATCATAGCCAAGGGACACCATGATGCGGAAGGTATCGCCCCGCTTATTTACACTCGGCATCGTCCTTCACATCCTTTTTCAGTCGGATATCTACCGAAAAGCCGCTTGCCGGGAGCAGAGTTTCCTGCTCATGGCATCTAACCATTTCCGCGCGGATAAGGCTCTCGACAGCAGCTTTGCCATATTCATCAAGCCTGAGGTATGCGGTCACCGTTTCATTGAAGCTGTCTTCCGCTGCCCACACGCCAAGCTGCTCAATGTCCTCCTCGGTCATTTTCGGAGAAGAAGCATCGTTGGAGTAGCCTAAAATGTAGTCGATGCGCTTATCGAATATTTCGGACAACTCATTGAGCGTTTCAAAGTTCGGCTCCCGTTTGCCTGTTTCCCACATGGCAACTGTGCCTTTGGATACACCCATCGTTTCGGCAAGCTGAACCTGCGTAATGCCTTTTTCAGTACGAATTTCTTTCAGTCTATCAGCAAACATTTCTATCACCTCGCAGCTTTATATTATCACTAACTGTTAACCCAGTCAAGCGACTTATAACATTTTGTTAGATTGTTTTATGGCGTATCGCTTCCTTGGATAACCTTCTGTGAGATTAACCATTGAATTTTCTCACCGTTCGTTATATAATAATGTATAGAAACTCACGGAAGGAGAGAATTTCATGGAACACAAAAAACCGACCATGCTGACGATCAGAGAAACCGCAAGAACGGGTATTCTCCCCGAACACGCACTCAGACTGCTCCTCAAAGCGGGAAAATTGCCCGTCATTTATGTAGGCAAAAAAGCCCTCATCAATTACGACAGGCTGTGCGAGCAGCTATCTGCCCTTGGCGCAAATGGCTTTGAAGGCTAACTATGGCAAACACATTCCGCGAAGAAAGGAGGGAAAGCGATGTACGACAACCTGCCGCAAAGCCTAAAAACCACAGGAAGTTTCTGCGGCTATAAGCTGGAACAGCGCGATGGCAAGCCGACCAAGGTGCCCTACGATATGCGTACCCGAAGCCGGGCGCAGTCCAACAACAAAGGCACCTTTTGCGATTACGCCACTGCCATTGCGCAGGTAGGCAGCTATGACGGTCTTGGCGTGGGCGTGTTCGACGGTTTGTCTGCCATTGACATCGACCACTGCGTCAAGGCGGACGGAACGCTGACTCCGCTTGCTACGGATGTGGTAGAAACCATGGACAGCTATGCGGAACTGAGTCCCTCCGGCAAAGGAGTACGCATCTTGTTCTCCGCCGAAGGCTTCGAATATGATAAAGCCTTCTATTATATCAACAACCGGAAAATCGGCTTGGAAGTATACGTCTGCGGTGCGACAAACAAGTTCCTGACCGTCACCGGAAACGTCCTTCGCGCCCGCAATATCGAAGAACGCAGCGAAGCGCTTAGGACAGTGCTGGACAAGTACATGAAGCGTCCGAAGCCAATAGGAACCGCAAAGCCGAATACCGGAAAATCTTATCTCTCGGACACATCGGTGCTGGAGAAACTCGCACAGTCCAAGCAAGCCGAGAAATTCTGCAAGCTGTGGAACGGAGACATTTCCGGCTATGACAGCCCAAGCGATGCGGATATGGCGCTG
The sequence above is drawn from the Anaeromusa acidaminophila DSM 3853 genome and encodes:
- a CDS encoding helix-turn-helix transcriptional regulator; the encoded protein is MFADRLKEIRTEKGITQVQLAETMGVSKGTVAMWETGKREPNFETLNELSEIFDKRIDYILGYSNDASSPKMTEEDIEQLGVWAAEDSFNETVTAYLRLDEYGKAAVESLIRAEMVRCHEQETLLPASGFSVDIRLKKDVKDDAECK